One window from the genome of Myxococcales bacterium encodes:
- a CDS encoding isoprenylcysteine carboxylmethyltransferase family protein, whose translation MKQGQTASAKWCFTHRVELASLIGVVGFFFFPWFPQSLLRLTADLLSSRPEGLIRLGYVLLAILNLLASALRIWAGGTLGGARMMAVQVQTNAMITAGPYSRVRNPIYLADILTLAGMGLVVPPPGSLVVWLLLVYVYPRIMSYEEESLGRALGEPYLEYQRRVARLDWSFRPLVPPTTGVFSWREGLLNNFIYLPLVPGFLVCALTGVLWHGVLVGAAGPLGWVGLHFWRNFKKDGLTRDGRKQTD comes from the coding sequence ATGAAACAGGGACAGACCGCGTCCGCCAAATGGTGCTTCACGCACCGGGTCGAACTGGCCAGCCTGATCGGCGTCGTCGGCTTTTTCTTTTTCCCGTGGTTTCCGCAATCGCTGCTGCGGCTCACGGCCGATCTTTTATCGTCTCGCCCGGAGGGTTTGATCCGCCTGGGTTACGTGCTGCTGGCGATTCTCAACCTGCTGGCCTCGGCCCTGCGGATTTGGGCCGGCGGCACGCTGGGCGGCGCCCGCATGATGGCGGTGCAGGTGCAGACCAACGCCATGATCACCGCGGGGCCCTACTCGCGTGTCCGCAATCCGATTTATCTCGCCGATATTCTGACGCTGGCGGGGATGGGGCTGGTCGTGCCGCCGCCGGGCTCGTTGGTCGTCTGGCTGCTGCTGGTTTACGTTTACCCGCGGATCATGTCCTACGAGGAAGAAAGCCTGGGCCGGGCGCTCGGCGAACCTTACCTGGAGTATCAGCGGCGCGTGGCGCGACTCGACTGGAGTTTCCGGCCGCTCGTGCCGCCGACCACGGGCGTATTTTCCTGGCGCGAAGGACTGCTCAACAATTTCATTTACCTGCCGCTGGTGCCGGGCTTTCTGGTGTGCGCGCTGACGGGCGTCTTGTGGCACGGCGTGCTGGTCGGCGCCGCCGGGCCGCTGGGCTGGGTCGGCCTGCATTTCTGGCGGAACTTCAAAAAAGACGGATTGACGCGTGATGGCCGCAAGCAAACCGATTGA
- a CDS encoding B12-binding domain-containing radical SAM protein, which translates to MSVARSRLLLIEPTRLLANGMPARLNREGMRTLTLPYLAGLTPPEWDIAIQIDALAPVSGLEPADVVALSVLTQRAPRAYQIADHFRSRGTPVILGGAHVTLNPDEAAAHADAIVLGEAEDLWRQVLADATGGGLQPRYRAAGFHSLQNLAAPRFDLIGNNRYYTLLRPVQTTRGCPHRCDFCTVTQIYGKSYRHRPVAEVLEDVRAIRRTSRYIFFVDDNLAADKQYARALFEALIPLDVSWSAQLNLEFAADEELLRLAARSGFQMAVCGIENVSEENLAAVNKSCVNHPSRYRELIGRYRRHSVIVLAGMIIGFENDTEQSIAENVRFMLAEKIPMISLYLLTPFPGTPLFQRLRAEDRLLTTDWSRYDSYTCVYRPKNISPERLTQLYWEACRKITTLPAIARRFLPPPLPRRGSLIPDFLATSLVFTNNLVLFRKDARRQMPPRV; encoded by the coding sequence ATGTCGGTTGCCCGCTCCCGCTTACTGCTCATCGAGCCGACCAGGTTGCTGGCCAACGGCATGCCGGCGCGTCTGAACCGCGAAGGCATGCGCACCCTGACCCTGCCGTACCTGGCCGGACTGACGCCACCGGAATGGGACATCGCAATCCAAATCGACGCGCTGGCGCCGGTCAGCGGCCTGGAGCCCGCCGATGTCGTGGCCTTGAGCGTCCTGACGCAGCGGGCGCCGCGCGCCTATCAAATCGCCGATCATTTCCGCTCGCGGGGCACACCAGTGATCCTCGGCGGCGCGCACGTTACGCTGAATCCCGACGAGGCCGCCGCCCATGCCGATGCGATCGTGCTGGGCGAAGCGGAGGATCTCTGGCGGCAGGTGTTGGCGGACGCGACCGGCGGCGGCTTGCAGCCGCGGTACCGGGCCGCGGGTTTTCATTCGCTGCAAAACCTGGCCGCGCCGCGTTTCGACTTGATCGGCAACAACCGTTACTACACCCTGCTGCGACCGGTCCAGACGACGCGCGGCTGCCCGCATCGCTGCGATTTCTGCACGGTGACGCAAATCTACGGCAAGTCGTACCGCCACCGGCCCGTCGCCGAGGTGCTCGAGGACGTGCGCGCCATCCGGCGGACCAGCCGTTACATTTTTTTCGTGGACGACAACCTCGCCGCCGACAAGCAGTACGCGCGGGCGTTGTTCGAAGCCTTGATTCCGCTCGACGTTTCCTGGTCGGCGCAGCTCAACCTCGAATTCGCGGCGGACGAGGAACTGCTGCGCCTGGCGGCGCGCAGCGGCTTTCAGATGGCGGTCTGCGGGATCGAAAACGTCAGCGAGGAAAACCTCGCGGCGGTGAACAAATCATGCGTCAATCACCCGAGCCGGTATCGCGAATTGATCGGCCGCTACCGCCGTCACAGCGTGATCGTGTTGGCGGGGATGATCATCGGCTTCGAGAACGACACCGAGCAATCGATCGCCGAGAACGTGCGCTTCATGCTGGCGGAAAAAATCCCGATGATCTCGCTGTACCTGCTGACGCCGTTTCCCGGCACTCCGCTCTTTCAGCGCCTGCGGGCGGAAGACCGGCTGCTGACCACCGACTGGTCGCGGTACGACTCCTACACCTGTGTCTATCGGCCGAAAAACATTTCGCCCGAGCGGCTGACCCAACTCTATTGGGAGGCCTGCCGCAAAATCACCACGCTGCCGGCGATTGCCCGGCGCTTCCTGCCGCCGCCGTTGCCGCGCCGGGGTTCGCTGATTCCCGACTTTCTGGCGACCAGCCTGGTGTTCACCAACAACCTCGTTTTGTTTCGGAAGGATGCCCGCCGGCAAATGCCGCCACGGGTTTGA